The following are from one region of the Yoonia sp. R2331 genome:
- the tgt gene encoding tRNA guanosine(34) transglycosylase Tgt, with protein sequence MTKRFSFALNATDGAARTGLISTPRGDIRTPAFMPVGTAATVKAMMPESVAATGADILLGNTYHLMLRPTAERIDRLGGLHRFMNWDKPILTDSGGFQVMSLAGLRKLTEEGVTFKSHIDGTKHSLTPERSMEIQKLLGSDIVMCFDECPALPATDAEVAKSMRMSMRWAQRSRDAFGDRPGHALFGIQQGGVTESLRAESAEALQAIEFDGYAVGGLAVGEGQEAMFGVLDYAPGQLPKDKPRYLMGVGKPDDIVGAVKRGIDMMDCVLPSRSGRTGQVFTRHGVVNIKNARHQDDPRPLDEDCTCPACRNYSRAYLHHVFRSQEMISGMLLTWHNLHYFQEIMAGMRGAIAAGTFAAWEAEFHATRAQGDIPPL encoded by the coding sequence ATGACAAAGCGTTTTTCTTTTGCCCTGAATGCAACGGACGGGGCCGCCCGCACCGGCCTGATCAGCACACCGCGTGGCGATATCCGCACGCCGGCCTTTATGCCGGTGGGCACAGCCGCCACGGTAAAGGCGATGATGCCCGAAAGCGTGGCGGCAACCGGCGCGGATATTTTGCTGGGCAATACCTATCATCTGATGTTGCGACCGACGGCAGAGCGGATTGACCGTTTGGGCGGGCTGCACAGGTTCATGAACTGGGACAAGCCGATCCTCACGGATAGCGGCGGGTTTCAGGTGATGAGCCTCGCAGGGCTACGCAAGCTGACCGAGGAGGGTGTCACCTTCAAGAGCCACATTGACGGGACCAAGCATAGCCTGACGCCCGAGCGGTCGATGGAAATCCAGAAGCTGCTGGGCTCTGACATTGTGATGTGTTTTGACGAGTGCCCCGCCTTGCCCGCGACCGACGCAGAGGTGGCAAAGTCGATGCGGATGTCGATGCGGTGGGCCCAAAGGTCGCGCGACGCCTTTGGCGACCGGCCTGGACATGCGTTGTTTGGCATTCAGCAGGGCGGTGTGACCGAAAGCCTGCGCGCTGAGAGCGCCGAGGCTTTGCAGGCGATTGAGTTCGATGGCTACGCCGTGGGTGGTCTGGCTGTGGGTGAGGGGCAAGAGGCCATGTTTGGTGTCCTCGACTACGCGCCGGGGCAGTTGCCAAAGGACAAGCCGCGTTATCTGATGGGGGTGGGCAAGCCGGATGATATTGTCGGCGCGGTCAAACGCGGGATCGACATGATGGATTGTGTGCTGCCAAGCCGGTCGGGGCGCACAGGCCAGGTCTTTACCCGGCATGGGGTCGTGAACATCAAGAACGCACGGCATCAGGATGATCCGCGACCCTTGGATGAAGACTGCACCTGTCCGGCCTGTCGCAACTATAGCCGCGCCTATTTGCATCATGTGTTCCGCAGTCAGGAGATGATTTCGGGCATGCTTCTGACCTGGCACAATCTACATTACTTTCAAGAGATCATGGCGGGGATGCGCGGGGCGATTGCGGCGGGAACCTTTGCCGCGTGGGAAGCTGAATTCCACGCGACGCGCGCGCAAGGGGATATTCCACCGCTATGA
- a CDS encoding TfoX/Sxy family protein: MSVSDGDIAFAVDLFSDLGGLTSRKMFGGMCLYHDGTVFALMSSDGRLYLKTKTPAELFGQTTDQFHNMPYYAVPEDMLDDPQAACVLARTALTTLTISG; this comes from the coding sequence ATGAGCGTCTCTGACGGTGATATCGCCTTCGCCGTTGACCTCTTTTCCGATCTTGGTGGGCTAACCAGCCGCAAGATGTTTGGCGGCATGTGCCTCTACCATGATGGTACGGTCTTTGCGCTCATGTCCTCTGACGGGCGGCTTTACCTCAAGACCAAAACACCCGCTGAACTCTTCGGTCAAACCACCGATCAATTCCACAACATGCCCTATTACGCCGTGCCTGAGGACATGCTGGACGACCCCCAAGCCGCCTGCGTCCTCGCAAGGACCGCGCTGACCACTTTGACCATCTCCGGCTGA
- a CDS encoding TRAP transporter large permease, whose amino-acid sequence MEVAILFLMIIGLLLIGVPIAVALGISSIIFQLTFSDTSLAAVAQSLYLAMAGHYTLLAIPFFVLASSFMSTGGVAKRIIRFSIACVGHLQGGLAIAGVFACMMFAALSGSSPATVVAIGTIVIAAMRQVGYTKEFAAGVICNAGTLGILIPPSIVMVVYASATDVSVGRMFLAGVIPGMLAGLMLMIAIYVIARIKNMPKGEWQGWGEIIASFRDAVWGLLLIVIIMGGIYGHPWIRFEEGLSLFYWQGGAFTPTEAAAVAAFYAFVVATFIYRDMGPLAARDANGEIFHGTAQSLSAAAVPQKATLLQKPWALVTAFFHKDTRETLFEGGKLTITLMFIIANALILKHVLTDEQIPQHIAGAMLDAGLGPITFLIVVNVILLIGGQFMEPSGLIVIVAPLVFPIAIQLGIDPIHLGIIMVVNMEIGMITPPVGLNLFVTSGVAGMPMMSVVRAALPFLAVLFVFLIMITYIPVLSTWLPTTFMGPEIIVN is encoded by the coding sequence TGCCATTCTTTTCCTAATGATCATCGGCCTTTTGTTGATTGGCGTGCCAATCGCTGTGGCCCTTGGGATCAGTTCAATCATTTTTCAGCTGACGTTCTCCGACACGTCATTGGCTGCGGTGGCGCAGTCGCTTTATCTGGCGATGGCCGGGCATTACACGCTGCTGGCAATCCCGTTCTTTGTGCTGGCCTCGTCGTTTATGTCGACCGGAGGTGTGGCCAAGCGGATCATCCGCTTTTCCATCGCCTGTGTCGGGCATTTGCAGGGTGGTTTGGCGATTGCGGGTGTCTTTGCCTGCATGATGTTTGCGGCCCTGTCGGGGTCATCGCCTGCCACGGTGGTTGCTATCGGGACGATCGTGATCGCGGCCATGCGGCAGGTCGGATATACCAAGGAATTCGCCGCTGGTGTGATCTGTAACGCTGGAACGCTGGGCATTCTAATCCCGCCATCCATTGTGATGGTGGTCTACGCCTCGGCCACGGATGTCTCTGTTGGGCGGATGTTTCTGGCCGGGGTCATTCCGGGCATGCTGGCCGGTCTGATGCTGATGATCGCGATCTATGTGATCGCCCGCATCAAGAACATGCCCAAAGGCGAGTGGCAGGGGTGGGGCGAGATCATTGCCAGCTTCCGGGATGCGGTTTGGGGCCTTTTGCTGATCGTGATCATCATGGGCGGCATTTACGGCCATCCGTGGATCCGGTTCGAAGAAGGGCTAAGCTTGTTCTATTGGCAGGGCGGGGCGTTTACGCCAACAGAAGCAGCAGCTGTTGCAGCCTTCTACGCCTTTGTTGTCGCCACCTTCATCTACCGCGACATGGGGCCGCTGGCCGCACGGGACGCAAACGGTGAGATTTTCCACGGCACGGCACAAAGCCTGTCAGCCGCGGCTGTACCGCAAAAGGCGACCCTGTTGCAAAAGCCCTGGGCGCTTGTCACGGCCTTTTTCCACAAGGACACGCGCGAGACGTTGTTCGAAGGCGGCAAGCTGACGATCACATTGATGTTCATCATTGCCAATGCATTGATCCTGAAACATGTGCTGACGGATGAACAAATCCCGCAGCATATTGCAGGTGCCATGCTGGATGCCGGACTGGGGCCCATCACCTTCTTGATCGTGGTCAACGTGATCCTGCTGATTGGCGGGCAATTCATGGAGCCGTCGGGCCTGATCGTGATCGTGGCACCGCTGGTGTTTCCGATTGCCATTCAGCTGGGCATTGATCCGATCCATCTGGGCATCATCATGGTGGTCAACATGGAGATCGGGATGATCACGCCGCCTGTGGGTCTGAACCTGTTCGTGACTTCTGGTGTGGCGGGGATGCCGATGATGTCGGTGGTACGCGCCGCACTGCCGTTCCTGGCCGTGCTTTTCGTGTTCCTGATCATGATCACCTATATTCCGGTCCTGAGCACATGGCTGCCCACGACCTTTATGGGACCGGAGATCATCGTCAATTAG
- a CDS encoding alpha/beta hydrolase — protein MKEEPAEVTRDGSTLRGTWTLPEQPKSVVICVHGSGPMDRDQNGKGGKLETFRVMAEALYQAGFACLRYDKRGVGASGGDYEALGQADLVADVQAWIPQATARGLGPVWLLGHSEGTALAPAAAEGHAVAGLILLCPYITPGREILMQQAAKGEQLVAELRGFKGVVARAAMAIFGKPTRMQARVIAKLETTDAPKVRVGLKKVPTRWLRDFVTADVAAIHQANQRPTLVVVAARDAQCPPEDGAKIAALNPNAELVVLEDLSHLLRHTTVDGFDDYLRQLKSENDPRPAEVVVEWLTRQVSA, from the coding sequence ATGAAAGAGGAACCCGCAGAGGTCACACGCGACGGTAGCACGTTGCGCGGCACCTGGACTCTGCCAGAGCAGCCCAAAAGTGTGGTGATTTGCGTGCATGGCTCTGGCCCGATGGACCGGGACCAGAATGGCAAAGGCGGCAAGTTAGAGACGTTTCGCGTGATGGCGGAGGCGCTGTATCAGGCGGGATTTGCCTGTTTGCGATACGACAAACGCGGGGTCGGTGCCTCGGGCGGGGATTATGAGGCGCTTGGGCAGGCTGATTTGGTGGCCGATGTGCAGGCATGGATACCGCAGGCCACCGCGCGCGGTCTGGGACCGGTGTGGCTGCTTGGGCATTCTGAAGGCACTGCACTTGCCCCTGCGGCGGCAGAGGGGCACGCGGTGGCGGGGCTGATCCTTTTGTGCCCGTACATCACACCGGGGCGCGAGATTTTGATGCAGCAGGCCGCGAAGGGTGAGCAACTGGTGGCGGAATTGCGCGGGTTCAAAGGGGTGGTTGCCCGCGCGGCAATGGCGATCTTTGGCAAGCCCACACGGATGCAGGCGCGCGTGATTGCCAAGCTTGAGACAACGGATGCGCCCAAGGTGCGGGTGGGGTTGAAGAAGGTGCCAACCCGCTGGCTGCGGGATTTTGTCACCGCGGATGTGGCGGCGATCCATCAGGCCAATCAGCGTCCCACGTTGGTTGTTGTCGCGGCGCGTGATGCGCAGTGCCCGCCTGAGGATGGTGCAAAAATTGCAGCGCTGAACCCGAACGCGGAATTGGTCGTCCTAGAGGATCTGTCACACCTGCTGCGACACACGACCGTTGATGGGTTTGACGACTATTTGCGGCAGTTGAAGAGCGAAAACGACCCGCGCCCGGCAGAGGTCGTGGTGGAGTGGCTGACGCGGCAAGTGAGCGCCTGA
- a CDS encoding DUF3307 domain-containing protein, translating to MIATFAALLFAHTLADFVLQTKWMVTRKREPQIILLHGVIVLITAQAALGTVTAWQLGALAAAHLIIDTIKTYALPRGIWPFLADQAAHLATLIALAVYAPDLWQQGLWANLDWLPTLFALLAGFLIATRAGGFAIAFLMDQWQDQELPPGLPNGGALIGTLERSLIFLLVIVGQPAGIGFLIAAKSVLRFDTTSQNQRAGEYVIIGTLASFGWALAASYATVSLIGHLPPLGILPATP from the coding sequence ATGATCGCCACCTTTGCCGCCCTCCTCTTTGCCCACACTCTTGCAGATTTTGTGTTGCAAACCAAATGGATGGTGACCCGCAAACGTGAGCCGCAAATCATCCTGCTGCATGGCGTCATCGTCCTGATCACGGCCCAGGCCGCCCTTGGCACAGTCACCGCATGGCAGTTGGGCGCGCTGGCCGCCGCACATCTGATCATCGACACCATCAAAACCTACGCGCTGCCACGCGGAATCTGGCCGTTTCTGGCCGATCAGGCCGCGCATCTTGCCACGCTGATCGCCCTCGCCGTTTATGCCCCAGACCTTTGGCAACAGGGACTTTGGGCCAATCTCGACTGGCTGCCGACCCTTTTTGCCCTGCTCGCAGGCTTCCTGATCGCCACACGTGCCGGTGGCTTTGCCATCGCATTTCTGATGGACCAATGGCAGGATCAGGAACTCCCCCCCGGTCTTCCAAACGGCGGCGCATTGATCGGCACGTTGGAACGCAGCTTGATCTTCCTGCTGGTGATTGTCGGACAACCCGCAGGCATCGGCTTTCTGATCGCCGCCAAATCGGTGCTGCGATTTGACACCACATCCCAGAACCAGCGCGCGGGCGAGTACGTGATTATCGGCACGCTCGCCTCATTTGGATGGGCGCTGGCGGCGTCATATGCCACAGTTTCACTGATCGGGCACCTGCCCCCGCTTGGAATTCTGCCTGCGACACCCTAA
- the tpiA gene encoding triose-phosphate isomerase, giving the protein MPRKIAAGNWKMNGTADQLAVLSALASAHPSPSVDVLICPPATLLARIVDAGAIALGGQDCHAQESGAHTGDISAAMLADAGATYCLTGHSERRTDHGETDAVVAAKTTAAHNAGLTAVICIGETLAEREAGTTLDVITAQLNGSVPNTATAQNTVIAYEPVWAIGTGLVPSTDQIAEVHAHIRAHLSDKDIPLLYGGSVKATNAAEIFAVPNVDGALVGGASLKAADFSPIITALENA; this is encoded by the coding sequence ATGCCGCGCAAAATTGCCGCCGGAAACTGGAAAATGAACGGCACAGCCGACCAGCTGGCCGTGCTCTCCGCTCTCGCCTCTGCCCATCCAAGCCCAAGTGTGGATGTGTTGATTTGCCCGCCGGCCACGCTTTTGGCGCGGATCGTTGATGCCGGCGCGATCGCACTGGGTGGACAGGACTGCCACGCACAGGAAAGCGGCGCACATACCGGTGATATCTCAGCGGCGATGCTGGCGGATGCCGGTGCAACATATTGCCTGACCGGACATTCCGAACGCCGCACCGACCACGGCGAAACCGACGCGGTTGTCGCAGCCAAAACCACAGCAGCCCATAACGCGGGCCTCACGGCCGTGATCTGCATCGGTGAAACACTCGCGGAACGCGAGGCTGGCACCACGCTGGACGTCATCACGGCCCAATTGAACGGCTCTGTCCCCAACACTGCAACCGCACAAAACACCGTCATCGCCTATGAGCCCGTCTGGGCCATCGGCACCGGCCTTGTCCCCTCAACCGATCAAATCGCCGAAGTACATGCCCATATCCGCGCGCATCTGTCAGACAAGGACATCCCGCTGCTCTATGGCGGCTCTGTCAAAGCCACGAATGCGGCCGAAATATTTGCCGTGCCAAACGTCGACGGCGCGCTTGTGGGCGGGGCCAGCCTGAAGGCCGCAGACTTCTCTCCGATCATCACGGCACTTGAAAACGCGTGA
- a CDS encoding MFS transporter: MRYGPDFSIALAIIAAIALAQTVLGFTLPLLAFEMSASGTGLALIKGAGFIPNILFAIFIGVINDRTTKARAFRSYTMGLALVTALLCLAALTDFVSLPGLMLFMVIFNGLSYATSNAQMTLIRLTVPHAHLSDATGLSSTVFSVISTVGPAVAGLALVALGHIGVITACMVLMLATAALARRLNPPEDLPPPQPFWPALAEGWHVLRANRELLMMTVVIVLTNAAAGAFDTALILKLKTAVASNDFQIGVVLAFGGLGAITGSRFAAPLRRAMGYRAAFFWPIWALAALYLTIIADLPIWAYCLISFLDGWLALFFAIGVWSYRQESTAAAHMGRVAGLTGAIFKIGMPPVIILSGWLTDAGALPAVLMMAAGIMAASGLFLAWVAGWGWPRLTPAQG, encoded by the coding sequence ATGCGCTACGGCCCCGATTTCTCTATCGCCCTTGCGATCATCGCCGCCATCGCACTGGCGCAAACCGTGCTGGGGTTCACCCTGCCCCTGCTGGCGTTTGAGATGTCCGCATCCGGCACCGGTCTGGCACTGATCAAAGGGGCGGGGTTCATCCCCAATATCCTCTTTGCGATCTTCATCGGGGTGATCAACGACCGCACCACCAAGGCCCGCGCGTTCCGGTCTTACACAATGGGCCTCGCCCTCGTCACCGCGCTCCTCTGTCTTGCGGCGCTGACTGACTTTGTGTCGCTGCCCGGACTGATGCTTTTCATGGTGATCTTCAACGGCCTTTCCTATGCCACCAGCAATGCCCAGATGACACTGATCCGGCTGACAGTGCCGCATGCCCACCTGTCCGACGCTACCGGGCTCAGCAGTACCGTCTTTTCCGTGATCTCCACCGTTGGTCCTGCTGTTGCGGGCCTTGCATTGGTGGCCCTGGGTCATATCGGGGTCATTACCGCCTGCATGGTACTGATGCTGGCAACCGCCGCCCTCGCGCGCCGCCTGAACCCGCCAGAGGATTTGCCCCCGCCACAGCCCTTCTGGCCCGCGTTGGCCGAAGGCTGGCACGTGCTGCGTGCCAACCGCGAGCTGTTGATGATGACCGTGGTGATCGTGCTGACCAACGCCGCTGCCGGGGCTTTTGATACCGCGCTGATCCTGAAACTCAAAACCGCCGTGGCCAGTAATGACTTTCAGATCGGTGTCGTGCTGGCCTTTGGGGGCCTTGGGGCGATCACCGGGTCACGCTTTGCCGCCCCTCTGCGCCGTGCGATGGGGTACCGGGCCGCATTCTTCTGGCCGATCTGGGCACTTGCAGCGCTTTATCTGACCATCATCGCGGATCTTCCAATCTGGGCCTATTGCCTGATCAGCTTTCTAGACGGCTGGCTGGCGCTCTTCTTTGCCATTGGCGTCTGGTCCTACCGACAGGAAAGCACCGCAGCGGCGCACATGGGCCGGGTTGCCGGGCTGACCGGGGCGATCTTCAAGATCGGGATGCCGCCGGTGATCATCCTTTCGGGTTGGTTAACAGATGCAGGCGCGCTGCCTGCCGTCTTGATGATGGCCGCGGGGATCATGGCGGCCTCCGGGCTCTTTCTGGCATGGGTCGCAGGCTGGGGCTGGCCGCGTCTGACACCCGCACAGGGTTAA
- a CDS encoding HesB/IscA family protein has translation MFGIPGKQAVSITDKAAAQIAKLMAKDGHQGLRIGVKKGGCAGMEYTMDYVTEVDPLDEVVEQDGARVMIAPMAQMFLFGTEIDYEVSLLESGFKFRNPNVVDACGCGESIKFNEDIPAT, from the coding sequence ATGTTCGGCATTCCCGGCAAACAGGCTGTCTCGATCACTGACAAGGCCGCCGCGCAAATCGCAAAACTGATGGCCAAGGACGGTCATCAGGGCCTGCGCATTGGCGTCAAGAAAGGCGGCTGCGCGGGCATGGAATACACCATGGACTACGTGACCGAAGTGGACCCGCTGGATGAGGTCGTGGAACAAGATGGCGCGCGGGTGATGATTGCCCCAATGGCACAGATGTTCCTGTTCGGGACCGAAATAGACTATGAAGTCAGCCTGCTGGAGTCCGGTTTCAAATTCCGCAATCCCAACGTGGTGGATGCATGCGGCTGCGGCGAGTCGATCAAGTTCAACGAAGATATCCCCGCGACATGA
- the lon gene encoding endopeptidase La has protein sequence MQEPLSSSYPVLPLRDIVVFPHMIVPLFVGRERSVRALEEVMRDDKQILLSSQIDAGQDDPEEGGIYKAGVLANVLQLLKLPDGTVKVLVEGKARVRITGFVENENFFEASCEYLTEMPGNTDELEAMLRSVGAEFERYAKVKKNIPEEAMAAVGDTTEPAKLADLVAGHLGIEVAQKQELLETLSVTERLEKVFGLMQGEMSVLQVEKKIKTRVKSQMERTQREYYLNEQMKAIQKELGDGEDGQNELAELEGKIDETKLSKEAREKADAELKKLKNMSPMSAEATVVRNYLDWMLSLPWGVKSRTKKDLGLAQKVLDNDHFGLEKVKERIVEYLAVQQRSKKLKGPIMCLVGPPGVGKTSLGKSVAKATGREFIRISLGGVRDESEIRGHRRTYIGSMPGKIIQALKKAKTTNPLILLDEIDKMGQDFRGDPASAMLEVLDPEQNSTFVDHYLEVEYDLSNVMFLTTANSYNMPGPLLDRMEIISLAGYTEDEKREIARQHLLPKVMKNHGLKDKEFSISDDALTAMVRVYTREAGVRNMERELAKIARKAVTKLVKKDAEAIEVTAENLSDYLGVEKHRFGLAEEEDQVGVVTGLAWTSVGGELLNIEALRLPGKGRMKTTGKLGDVMKESIDAASSYVRSIAPEIGVKPPKFDHLDIHVHVPDGATPKDGPSAGLAMVTSIVSVLTQIPVRKDIAMTGEVSLRGNAMPIGGLKEKLLAALRGGIKTVLIPQDNAKDLADIPDNVKDGLEIIPVKHVSEVLERALVDKPEAIEWDEAAEEAAAAAALSKGGDAPSAGVH, from the coding sequence ATGCAAGAACCATTGAGTTCGTCCTATCCCGTCCTGCCGTTGCGCGACATCGTCGTTTTTCCGCATATGATCGTCCCGCTGTTCGTGGGCCGGGAAAGATCTGTGCGCGCCCTTGAAGAGGTGATGCGCGACGACAAACAGATTCTGTTGTCCAGCCAGATCGACGCAGGTCAGGACGACCCCGAAGAAGGCGGTATCTATAAGGCCGGTGTGCTGGCCAATGTGCTGCAACTGCTGAAACTACCCGATGGCACCGTCAAGGTTCTGGTTGAGGGCAAGGCGCGGGTGCGGATCACGGGTTTCGTCGAGAACGAGAATTTCTTTGAAGCCTCGTGCGAGTACCTGACTGAGATGCCGGGCAACACGGACGAGCTTGAAGCGATGCTGCGGTCGGTTGGCGCTGAGTTTGAGCGCTATGCCAAGGTTAAAAAGAACATCCCCGAAGAGGCGATGGCCGCCGTGGGTGATACCACAGAACCGGCCAAGCTGGCCGATTTGGTTGCCGGGCATCTGGGCATTGAAGTCGCCCAGAAACAGGAACTTTTGGAAACGCTGAGCGTGACCGAACGGTTGGAGAAGGTCTTTGGCCTGATGCAGGGCGAAATGTCGGTGCTGCAGGTCGAGAAAAAGATCAAGACCCGCGTCAAATCCCAGATGGAGCGGACCCAGCGCGAGTACTATTTGAATGAGCAGATGAAGGCCATTCAGAAGGAACTTGGCGATGGTGAGGACGGCCAGAACGAATTGGCCGAACTTGAAGGCAAGATCGACGAGACCAAGCTGAGCAAGGAGGCCCGCGAAAAGGCGGATGCCGAGCTGAAGAAGCTGAAGAACATGTCGCCGATGTCGGCCGAGGCCACGGTGGTGCGCAACTATCTGGATTGGATGTTGTCGCTGCCTTGGGGTGTGAAATCACGCACCAAGAAAGACCTTGGACTGGCACAGAAGGTGTTGGATAACGACCACTTTGGCCTGGAAAAGGTCAAGGAACGGATCGTGGAATATCTGGCTGTGCAGCAACGGTCCAAAAAGCTGAAGGGCCCGATCATGTGTCTGGTTGGCCCGCCGGGTGTGGGCAAAACTTCGCTTGGGAAATCGGTGGCCAAGGCCACGGGGCGCGAGTTTATCCGCATCAGTCTTGGGGGTGTGCGCGACGAAAGCGAAATTCGCGGTCATCGCCGGACCTATATCGGGTCGATGCCGGGCAAGATCATTCAGGCGCTGAAAAAGGCCAAGACCACGAACCCGCTGATCCTGCTCGATGAGATCGACAAGATGGGGCAGGATTTCCGGGGTGATCCGGCGTCTGCCATGCTGGAGGTTTTGGACCCCGAGCAGAACAGCACCTTTGTGGACCATTATCTGGAGGTCGAATACGACCTGTCCAACGTGATGTTCCTGACCACGGCGAACAGCTATAACATGCCGGGGCCGCTGTTAGACCGGATGGAGATCATTTCGCTGGCGGGCTACACCGAGGATGAAAAGCGCGAGATTGCGCGGCAGCATCTGTTGCCCAAGGTGATGAAGAACCACGGGCTGAAGGACAAAGAGTTCAGCATTTCTGATGATGCGCTGACCGCGATGGTGCGGGTCTATACCCGCGAGGCGGGCGTGCGGAACATGGAGCGCGAGCTTGCCAAGATTGCCCGTAAGGCGGTCACAAAACTGGTGAAGAAAGACGCCGAAGCCATTGAAGTCACCGCAGAAAACCTGTCGGATTATCTGGGCGTGGAAAAGCACCGCTTTGGTCTGGCCGAGGAAGAGGATCAGGTGGGTGTGGTCACAGGTCTGGCCTGGACCAGCGTTGGTGGTGAGCTTTTGAACATCGAAGCGCTGCGCCTGCCGGGCAAAGGCCGGATGAAGACCACTGGTAAGCTGGGCGATGTGATGAAGGAATCGATTGATGCCGCATCATCCTATGTCCGGTCGATTGCGCCAGAGATTGGGGTGAAGCCACCGAAGTTTGATCATCTCGATATCCACGTGCACGTCCCCGATGGGGCGACACCCAAGGATGGGCCGTCTGCCGGTTTGGCGATGGTGACATCCATCGTGTCGGTGCTGACGCAAATTCCCGTACGCAAGGACATCGCCATGACCGGCGAGGTCAGCTTGCGCGGCAATGCGATGCCGATTGGCGGGTTGAAGGAAAAGCTGCTGGCGGCCCTGCGTGGCGGCATCAAGACGGTGCTGATCCCACAGGACAACGCCAAGGATCTGGCGGATATTCCCGACAACGTCAAAGACGGGTTGGAGATTATTCCCGTCAAGCACGTGTCAGAGGTTTTGGAACGCGCGCTGGTGGACAAGCCCGAAGCGATTGAGTGGGACGAGGCAGCTGAAGAGGCTGCTGCAGCAGCGGCCTTGTCCAAGGGCGGCGATGCGCCAAGCGCTGGCGTCCACTAG
- a CDS encoding isopenicillin N synthase family dioxygenase, producing MIPRIDAMALLAGDAAAKADVVRGATDIGFLTVRNTPISAAQVQRVIETYAAFFHLPAAQKAQFDMARTGSNRGWGAPGSEQVNPDANPDYKQVFDCGTTLDPDDPVAAMGLLTYAPNVWPDQPAGFADVLRAYYDASTAFALDLLCAIAGAVGEDAAFFRDKFARPMALLRGNYYPKRPADAGGKDFGIATHTDYGCLTLLATDGSPGLEVRKRGGGWIPVSAAPGEFVVNFGEMLEMWTARKIVATPHRVVGTAAERISVPLFFNPSHDVNVAPKGHAPVTAVAHLERRYQETYVHLQKG from the coding sequence ATGATCCCCAGAATTGATGCAATGGCCCTGTTGGCGGGCGATGCAGCGGCGAAGGCCGATGTGGTACGGGGTGCGACCGACATTGGCTTTCTGACGGTCCGCAACACGCCCATTTCTGCCGCACAGGTGCAAAGGGTGATAGAGACCTATGCGGCCTTTTTTCATTTGCCAGCCGCACAGAAGGCGCAGTTTGACATGGCGCGCACCGGGTCGAATCGCGGTTGGGGCGCGCCGGGGTCTGAGCAGGTGAACCCCGATGCCAACCCTGACTACAAACAGGTGTTTGATTGCGGCACGACGCTGGACCCGGATGACCCTGTCGCGGCAATGGGGCTTTTGACCTATGCGCCCAATGTCTGGCCGGATCAGCCTGCCGGTTTTGCCGATGTTCTGCGTGCATACTACGACGCCAGCACCGCATTTGCGCTTGATCTGTTGTGCGCGATTGCGGGTGCTGTGGGCGAGGATGCGGCCTTTTTCCGAGACAAGTTCGCGCGGCCCATGGCGCTGTTGCGCGGGAATTATTATCCCAAACGGCCTGCGGACGCGGGGGGCAAGGATTTCGGGATTGCGACGCATACAGACTATGGCTGCCTGACCTTGCTTGCGACCGATGGCTCGCCAGGGTTAGAGGTGCGCAAACGAGGCGGCGGATGGATCCCAGTGTCTGCCGCCCCGGGCGAATTTGTGGTAAATTTTGGCGAGATGCTGGAAATGTGGACTGCGCGCAAGATCGTCGCCACCCCGCACCGCGTGGTGGGCACGGCGGCTGAACGGATTTCGGTGCCGCTTTTCTTTAACCCGTCGCATGACGTGAACGTCGCGCCAAAGGGGCACGCCCCAGTAACGGCGGTCGCGCATCTCGAACGCCGATATCAGGAGACCTATGTTCATTTGCAGAAGGGATGA
- a CDS encoding SUF system Fe-S cluster assembly protein: protein MNDAATPMEGAPLIAPSTTDHPLYEDIVNACRSVYDPEIPVNIYDLGLIYTISVAEDNAVNVIMTLTAPGCPVAGEMPGWVADAIEPLPGVKQVDVEMTFEPQWGMDMMSDEARLELGFM, encoded by the coding sequence ATGAACGACGCAGCAACCCCAATGGAAGGCGCCCCTTTGATCGCCCCCTCCACTACCGATCATCCCCTTTACGAGGATATCGTGAACGCCTGCCGTTCCGTCTATGATCCTGAAATTCCAGTGAATATTTACGACCTGGGCCTGATCTACACGATCTCTGTGGCCGAAGATAACGCGGTCAATGTCATCATGACCCTAACCGCCCCAGGCTGCCCGGTGGCCGGCGAAATGCCCGGCTGGGTCGCTGACGCCATCGAACCGCTGCCCGGTGTCAAACAAGTCGATGTCGAAATGACCTTTGAGCCACAATGGGGCATGGACATGATGTCGGACGAGGCGCGCCTCGAACTCGGATTCATGTAA